A window of Ranitomeya variabilis isolate aRanVar5 chromosome 2, aRanVar5.hap1, whole genome shotgun sequence contains these coding sequences:
- the LOC143804077 gene encoding olfactory receptor 2A12-like, with protein sequence MDQPFNRTLATEVILLGFSPNLKINLLLFIFFLAIYAVTIFGNGFMVCIIVVSPHLHTPMYFFLCNLAVIDFFYSSSTVPKLLLVLLTGGKTSITACGIQVFVGLYLGSTESMLLVLMAYDRYVAICRPLYYPVLMRWSVCYRLIVLVWIFSFMTTMVPSLLMPMKACNPNQINHIACEVLAVIKLSCDSTHDSELVIFFLSFFSLLLPFFFILLSYTFIISSVLKIQSAGRSKAFSTCSSHLTVVVMYYGTAMAMYFRPASHNASNQAKYVSVFYGIMIPMLNPLIYSLKNKEVTKMFFIKTTVSGSLPTIGGNH encoded by the coding sequence ATGGATCAACCCTTTAACAGGACACTTGCTACTGAGGTCATTCTTCTTGGATTTTCCCCAAATTTGAAGATAAATCTTCTACTTTTCATTTTCTTCTTGGCCATCTACGCAGTCACTATATTTGGCAATGGCTTCATGGTGTGTATTATCGTTGTCAGTCCTCACTTACACACCCCCATGTACTTTTTCCTCTGTAATTTAGCCGTTATAGACTTTTTTTATTCTTCGTCGACAGTTCCGAAACTTCTGTTGGTTCTCCTGACAGGTGGAAAAACGTCAATTACCGCTTGCGGCATTCAAGTCTTTGTTGGGCTTTATCTCGGAAGTACTGAGAGCATGTTGCTTGTCCTCATGGCGTATGACCGCTATGTCGCCATTTGTAGACCTCTATACTATCCCGTTCTTATGAGGTGGAGCGTTTGCTATCGACTCATTGTCCTGGTTTGGATCTTCAGTTTTATGACCACGATGGTGCCATCGTTACTGATGCCAATGAAGGCTTGTAACCCAAACCAGATCAATCACATCGCATGTGAGGTCCTCGCAGTCATAAAGTTGTCATGTGACAGCACTCATGACAGTGAGCTGGTaatcttttttctcagttttttttcttTGCTCCTTCCGTTTTTCTTTATTTTACTATCTTACACTTTTATTATTTCCTCGGTTCTAAAGATCCAATCTGCGGGAAGATCTAAAGCCTTCTCCACATGTAGCTCCCATCTAACGGTGGTGGTGATGTACTATGGGACAGCCATGGCTATGTACTTTCGACCTGCCTCACATAACGCATCCAATCAAGCCAAATATGTTTCCGTTTTTTATGGTATTATGATTCCGATGTTAAATCCTCTTATTTACAGCCTAAAAAACAAAGAGGTCACCAAAATGTTCTTCATAAAGACGACAGTCTCAGGCTCACTTCCTACAATAGGAGGAAACCATTGA